One genomic segment of Ricinus communis isolate WT05 ecotype wild-type chromosome 5, ASM1957865v1, whole genome shotgun sequence includes these proteins:
- the LOC125370211 gene encoding LOB domain-containing protein 40 codes for MRMSCNGCRVLRKGCSENCSIRPCLQWIKSPESQANATVFLAKFYGRAGLMNLINAGPEHLRPAIFRSLLYEACGRIVNPIYGSVGLLWSGSWQLCQAAVEAVLKGAPITPINSEAAANGHGPPLKAYDIRHVSKDENSAASNEPSRVKTRSRVRRAMKPKANNTSTATNNTKPYAELTRSTSHESSLSHQSELAMMDVTESKETESMVSVETAEASLLFRAEPESATKGNEGNLQDHASTEMVGVGLELTLGLEPTARENHVVPVKKRKIESYGYASSDHDTCKIELGLDCPASH; via the exons ATGCGGATGAGTTGTAATGGATGTCGAGTTCTACGTAAAGGCTGCAGCGAGAACTGCAGTATTAGACCTTGCTTACAATGGATCAAAAGCCCTGAGTCTCAAGCTAATGCCACTGTCTTTCTAGCAAAGTTTTATGGCCGTGCCGGCCTTATGAACCTTATCAACGCTGGCCCTGAACACCTTCGTCCTG CGATTTTCAGGTCTTTGCTTTATGAGGCATGTGGTCGGATAGTGAACCCTATTTATGGGTCTGTTGGGTTGCTATGGTCTGGAAGCTGGCAACTCTGCCAAGCCGCCGTAGAAGCTGTTCTTAAAGGAGCCCCGATCACTCCGATTAACTCCGAAGCGGCTGCCAATGGCCATGGACCGCCGCTGAAGGCTTATGATATTCGTCACGTTTCCAAAGATGAGAACTCTGCTGCCTCCAACGAACCTAGCCGAGTTAAGACTCGTTCCCGGGTCAGGAGAGCCATGAAGCCTAAAGCTAATAACACTAGTACTGCAACAAATAATACCAAGCCATATGCTGAGTTGACTCGGTCGACGAGTCATGAATCGTCACTGAGTCACCAATCCGAGTTGGCAATGATGGACGTTACTGAGAGCAAAGAAACGGAGAGTATGGTCTCTGTCGAAACGGCTGAGGCTTCCCTGCTGTTTCGAGCCGAGCCGGAGTCAGCCACGAAGGGCAATGAGGGAAATTTACAGGATCATGCTAGTACAGAAATGGTTGGAGTTGGACTGGAGCTGACTCTTGGACTCGAGCCTACAGCACGTGAGAACCACGTGGTTCCTgtcaagaaaaggaaaattgaaTCCTACGGCTACGCGTCATCGGATCACGACACGTGTAAGATAGAGCTGGGACTTGATTGTCCAGCAAGTCACTAA